The nucleotide window CTACATACTGTATTTCTTAAGACGTGTCAAATGAGTATTCTTTAATTCATTCGGCTATATAGCCTACGATCAGCAATGTCACTATGGAAATGATTACACTGATTGCATAGCATAAATTCGGAACTTCCTTCATATAATTTCAGTACTTTGTTAATGGCTGTGATTCAGATATAATACAATAGAATCAATAAACTCATTCAGCAAAATATAGATTTACATTAATAGACTCTATTGGATGTGTATCAtcgatatatagatatataatgtgtatttatCTCTGGAGATATGAAACTTGTACACAAAGTGTAGAGGATAGTAAAGAAAATGACTATGCTCATCTGTCGACATAGCAAAATTACCTTCATGTACACATAAACAATTCTTTACTACATATTCTTTACAATATGAGTGCTGAAAATGATAAAATGATGTTTTGTGATTCAATTATTCACAACCTGATGATTTAGGAGGCCTGTTCAGATGTACAGTAACATTCTTAATTCAGACACTAATCCAttagttaaaatatattattatcttgaaattggcaaCTGTTTTCAGATATTAATTTTTGATAATTTAACATGTTCTGTGAGAGGGCAAGCAAGGGTGTTATATCACAAGTTACCAAATtttacattaattaacattaaacatgaatgaactatgaactaacaatgaacaatacttttttggCATTTATTATCCTTGAATAACGTtaattcatatatacagtatatttaaacatttttaaaaagttaacattaattaatgcattaggaaCTATCATGAACTACCAATGAAAAATAGTATTTTCATTAATGAACAACAACCAATAATAATGAATGCTGTAATAGGGCtcgtatattatattattattattatatcaaatgcatttattaatgttaacattaataagTACAACCAAAACGTATAAAGTTACAAAGTTCTAGTTTAAATGTTCTATATGAAATATCACTTTAATAATTGAACTCTCTGAAAAACTGTTTATTAGAGCTTTAGGATAATATCGGAAAGCCaaaaagtgtttctttttttatgttatgtttatctTAGTTTAATTTGCAGACAGTAAGTTTAGTAAACTACATTACTACATTAACTATAAGCTTACTTATGAATCTAtaattaagccatttgtaggATGACTTCCCAAGAGTGTAAAATGTGCCTTTGTGGTGTTCTCAAAACCAATGCTGTGAACTTGTTTAACCAAACAATTTGTGGGTCGGGTAGAATGGGGCATCagaagtgtttgggaaaccagtttggaaacaattataatttttgccATTCCTATTTAAAGTATACGCTTCACCTGTTATAGTTATATCACCAATAACTGAGTCAGTCTGTGATAGTAAAAATAATGCATGATGCTAATGTTTACATTTGGGAATTTGAATTTGTTACTTCAATAATACAGTTATCATAAAGTCCCTCTTATTTTGGTTTCACTTAAATCAGTTGCATAATGTAATGAAATAACTGCCACATGTCTATGAGGAAGggtgaaagagaaaaaaaaaatgatatcacTCAAGAACAGAAGCTATCCAAATAAGCAAAAGGCACCAAATCGATAGAGCAAGCAAAAATCCCTTTCATGAAATGCAATATGAAGTTTATCCGTTGAATCCTCATTTCATTATAAACTGACAATAAAGTGCATTGCAGTGATTAGAAAGGTACTGTTAGTGGATAGTAGCATCAGCATGATAAtctctgttttatttgtttatgcaAAGCAAATTGgataaaattactttttgtatGCATACAAACTGCAAATGTTATTTGATATGATCTTTTACAATTTTCTCAATTTCACAGCTTTCATTATTTCCAATCAGTAATCTAATTAGCTCAATGTAAACAATTCCTTGTAAATAACTGAATGTATAGCTTGTTGGTAAATTTACATCAAGAAATGAAAAGTCAGACTTAAGCAAAGATAACTAAAGCCTTAGCAAAGCCAGGAAAATATGTTTAAGGCCAAGGTGGTGCACGTGAAAAAAGCACatgacttttaattgagtaagGGAAACAAAACAGGTTCTGTGAAACATCTGTACTGTATTTTTCCCCCTTCATTTTGTCCACAGTAGTTTTGGTTTTTTAGCTGCCAGCTGATATCCTTCCTAACTCATCAACATTCACATTTGCCCCATATTCTGAACACTCCTGAAATCGTCCAATCATCTTCCTTCTTTAACCAGTCTGAGATTACTGTATTTGGTATGACTTGTTTTTGATAAATGTGACCTGCTTCATCACTTTGAGTCACTTTGACCAGAAGCACATTTGATTTGCGCTGTAGGTAAAAGTCTCTGCTTTCTAATAACATAAATATTATGTTTCTACTACAAACCACTGCTGagacataaacatttaaatgtttgctGAGACTGTTGAATAAAACTTTAAATGTGTCACTTGGTCAAAGTGAGTCACAAATCTGTGTAAACCATCACTCACATGCAGTGTCGGGGCCCTTGCGATGGCGTGGAGATGTGGACACTTTAGTTGGTGATGGAGAGGCAGTGCTAGATGAGTCACTGCTACCTCCATCAGCCCCTGCTAGAGGGGAGCTCAGTTGTGGAACCGGAGGTGCCTTTTTCCTGCCCAGAAAATTTGTTTCAAATGCCCCTCTCCTCTTCCCTCCCTCTGGTCTGCACTCCAAAGGCCCCTCCTCCATCAAATGGGCCCTCCATCGCTGGTCTCCAGGGCTGTCTGGGGGTTTGCGTGCAGCTGCAGATTGGGTTTCAGACATTCTGCTCCCCCAAAACTCTGGAGTGGAGTTTCTTTTGTCACCATCCTCAGCACTGCTCTCCCCTGCAGATGGGTGCATCTCGTCCTCAGTGGATCCACCCTGTCCGGTGTTCTCCAGCAGAGCCTTGCTCAGGTTTAAGCTGTGGAAGTCTCGGTAGCTGTGGAAGCTCTCTGTGCGTCGAGCACGGGCCAGTAAGGGGCTCTCTCGGTATGGGCGCAAGGCTCCGTAAGTGGCTGTCTCGGGGATAGGCTCTTGACCCTGCAATTGGAGACTGTAAACCACAGAAATTTTAgcaatgaatgtgtaatttattaaacGTAAAGACCCATAACTACACTGAAACAATACAAGTTCTCTTGACAgtatctgtggcatgctgttgattgctataaacatttattttgtcacATTCTTTAGTTTGAAAAATACACAATTTTCTctaaaaacaacatgaaagtgtAACATTCACTAacaatttttacaattaaaataaagtcaagtatgaaaaagtattttttttttccttctctgaAAAATGTTCCAATACCTGAAtaaaaatgcatgttttattgtGATATTAATAGTTAAAATGTCACTATACCCCCAAAAAACAAATGACTGATAATTGCAGTATGATATCTCagtgtaacgattaccctgtcttgtctcactgttgccctcttgttttccatcttgtcacttttacacttcttagttttcactttagtccctttatttaactccatagtccttgttagcgttcgtgttcactgttcattgtttacacctgcccttgttaatttgcctttggtttctgttaatcacctcgttatcttgtttgagttctgttctttcattggccacccatcccatgtttgtgtatttataccccgtgtctttgttctgtctttgtcgatcgtcgtttgatgttgaACCTGGTGTGTCTTTCCCTTTCGAGTTCCCAGTTCATGTCTACCTTGATCTGCTTAcccagtttatgtttcttttccccatcgtgggttgttactttgtgttttgccctgtttagttattcaaataaagttcaactgcgtttggatccgcatctcctcgtctgcctcgttaatcaAGCGTAACACTCAGAGGTATTTGGATTTCATTTAGATACAATGTGTCATTTTGAGCATGTTTTGTCTGCTGAACAAGCTGGTGTGAATAAGctgttaaggccaaagtatactttggtttttcAGCATGCCACTACATGTCACggacagtgcttgcaaggcaaaTTTTATCATTAGCACTGACTTGGTGTGTGCAGCCCAGATTTTTAGACACACGTTGTCTGCACATGCAACTGCCGTTAACTGTGCTGAAAGAGTATCACAAGACAGTCGAAGTGAGCATGTGTCAAACACATCGTATGGGTTTGCGGTCAAAAGAGTGTACTTTGAAAGCCTGAGAGCAAACACCCCagttcaggggttttcaaactgggttcCAGTGACCCTCAGGGGGCACAGTGGGGTGCTAGGGGATCCGCAAAATAATTTGGAgaaaaaaagtgtaaacatttttaaattatttaatcctGGAATCAGTagattaatcgcaattattttattgtattgacaGTCACAGtaagaaataaaagcagaaataaaaataaattgccatatttcaaatattatgaaaaagtaaaaaataagggTTGCAATTCTCtgtataaagctgctttgaaacaatatttattgttttactgtatacttttacaaatgtatttatatagtgcttttcacagtaaatataagtatttaaaataagaaatattattttttattatataatttttaacatTGAATAGAACTGAAAATAAATTTCTTCAGGTTTATACATCTAACATTAATCCAGGATAAAGATGTGCCGTCAACTTCAATCAATATTTTCCAGTCATGTTTACTACTTCTCTCACACAGAGGGTCACTCGCAAGGTGATCATCAAATTTGGGGTTCTTGGGATCAAACCCTGCGCAAGTATTTAGATTCAATAGGCTTTTTTTCCACTGCAGGAACTTGAACCTGAACCAAACCAAGAACATTTTAGTACCTTCTCCTGAGGTGATACTTTCCTTGCAACATGGAATTATTTGGGTGGTCAGAACAGAAAACACTTCTCGTTGGTCAAGAAAAATGCGTCATCAGACATGCATCAGACAGCCTATACCTGCCATTATAAAATGTCCGGTTAATAACCTTCATTAACTTTTGTTGAGTTGTTGCTAATGTAGGCTTTTCAAATCGATGCTGCTGTGTTtatggagaaaataaaatgtagtttgCAACATCAACTACTGAACGAGGTGTATAAATAATCTGATTGATTTGATGACATTAAACTATGcagattgaaaataaaaaaaattaaacaagacTACAAGTGAATAAAGGATCATAAAATCCTTTATGTTCCATgattactgtgtatatatactgtagtttgtacaatgtattatgtatatactgtactgtgcaaaagtcttaaggtgcgtacacactgccagcgactttgtcgctgcaagtcgccagtggctggcggtgaagtagcTAGTGGCTGTTctcactactggttgcctagtaacgtttataaatgacattcacggatgtcattccattgctgttgacagcgaatctcttttcttgccactaaaaacaaacattttggagggaaaagactaaatataaatggaatcagtacataaaatgctttatatcaaagatgaatgagaaacaaggcgtgctgtttgccatagcggctgtttatctccggcgaaaatgcaaatgccggtctgtctgggtccataaaatccccgcgatctcagatacacctttccaagcagtatttttcttaaaaatgtccttgtacgtgggaagagacatatcatagagcactgggaaatttctaacagcaagaattagcctttcatccatctttccgttactgcaggagctgagagagagagaaggatcacgtgagctatcccgtcgtctctcctattggctgtcgcttccgttagtcgctccaaagttgaacttttctcaactttgtcgcgtcgctggacacgcccacatctagtgccaatggtcgcgacagctcgtgtcgccggaagtcgttgtgctcgcattgaaaatgaatggtactgagtcgctgtcgcgcgcgatgtcgctggcagtgtgtacgcacctttaggcaaagatagaaaagattagaatagaagaacagggagccctgcaacagatgtcatggcccccacagagccccaaCTGAACATTATGTCTGTCTGAGATTATCTAAAGAGAcagaatataattatataaatgagacagcctaaatagaactgtggcaaattctccaagatgctcggaacatcctatctgccaacaaccaagaaaaactgtgtccaggtgtacctataGGAGAATCGGGGCTGTTTAAAAAGGCAAACTCGTGGCTAAAAGTTTTTATGATCATCAAGGGTACATAGTACTATCCTACGAATCACAGCCTTGGTTGAAATTAGTGTTAGAAAACTCCAAACACATATGATCATGCAAAGGTATGAAAAAGCAACAAACTAAATGCGGTTGACTACATACGAAGGTAGTGTTAAAGCCATCTCTTCTCTGCTCTCCTGCTGTTTCCCATCTCTTACAAATGCAAATGCATCTTGCCCATGTGAAGTTTTTCACAACAAAACAGGACAGGATCAACACAAAatcattcacagagttgtccattGTTTATGTTTGAAGTGAGTCGGCCCAGCTGTTGTCACATCACGTTCAGGCACCCCTTCCACAAATGCATCACATGCTTATGTCAGAGCTTATTTAAATCAGTTGGTGGAAAAACAATGCTTGTAATTTAATCATAACTGGTAGTTCCACAACAAACATAGTTTAGGTGTTAGTTCCACAGTTGTGTGGAAAAATGCCTTATTTCTCATTAGGACAAGCTTGATAGGTTGTTAGGGATTAGTGGAGGGTGTGGTCAGACCTGGAAGACGACTCCTGTAGTCGGCTATGTTGCAGCACAGAGGGGGCAGGGCTGATGTTGGGCGTGGCACATCGAGATGTGCTCAAATCACATTGGTCAAGCAGCTTCAGAAGCTCCTCTTCAGTAGGACCTCCCACCTCTGCAAACAGGTAACATAACATTTGAATTAATTTCAACTCTTCAAAATCCTGGAGTTCACATTTGCAATTTTCCTATATACTACAGAGTGACAATCGACATATGTCAGAACCTGGCTCCTGCTTGCTCTTGTCTTCGATCTTATTGACTGTGTCCATGGCTGTGCTTAGGTCCCACATCTGAATGCTTCCATTTGCATGGCCAGTGAAGAGGTATCGACGGGGTCTGGAGCCCATACGGCTGGAGCCCTCACACTCTCGCACTGTGAAACATGTGATGGTGGTGCAGTCTACAGCCTGAACCTCACAGATCCTGCCATAAAGATAGAAGATCTGTAATCTGTAATATTTTACTGTTCCCCACAGAGTCACACTGGTCTTTCATAGCGCAATGTTTTAGCATGTACCTTTTCCCAGTAGAGGAAAGGCGAACAAAGAGTTTGTTGGTAATGGGAATGACTTTCTGAATGAAAACCTGCTGGTCGTCTCTCTCACCAAATGGACCTGCATGGAAACAACACATCAAATACTTTCTTTCATTGAGGCTGTTGGCTCAGCGGCTGGTACACAGCTAGATGTCAACTTTCAATAGTGCAATTTTTCTGAAGGGTTCAAATGCTATGTACAAATCTCACCAATGTCATTGCCAGAGGAATAGCTGCTGTGGCTCTCCGTCTCCTCCAGTGAGATGATCTTAAAAGATGCCAGTGGAGTTGATCCTGGTTGGGTGGAGATCATACCTCTGAACCGTGTCACCGTCCATGTGCGTACGTGGTTATTGTCAGCACACACTTGAACATGCACAGGGCCAAATTAATTCAATTGCAATCATTTCTGGACATTTTTGGTATGCGGTCCTCTACTGAATCAGCATACAGTATGAGAGTATTTCTTACCTGACACTAAGTGCTTCTCAGAGAGCATGATCTTAATGACGGGACTGCGGTGGACAGTGAAGGTCTGGAAGAGCTGTGGTCCAGATCCCACAGTCTCTGGATGCTGTACAATAACACGCACAGCCCCTGAGCTGGTTCCGTAAGCAATCTCAATCCAGTTCCCACTCACGCCTGCAAACAGAGCAAGATCCCTGACCAAACTTGCTCCCAGAATTTCGAGAATACTACAAGAGCAGTTCAATCTCTTTCAACAAGATGAAGACAATTAACTCACTGGTTTTAGGAGTTAGGTAGACACTGAGGGCTGTAATGGCATCGTTCGATGGGTCGTGGTATAGCTCTGTCACCAGCAAGTC belongs to Xyrauchen texanus isolate HMW12.3.18 chromosome 16, RBS_HiC_50CHRs, whole genome shotgun sequence and includes:
- the LOC127656666 gene encoding BTB/POZ domain-containing protein KCTD3-like, with amino-acid sequence MAGIGNSSTSGMGDIIQLNVGGTRFSTSRQTLTWIPDSFFSSLLSGRISTLRDETGAIFIDRDPTTFAPILNFLRTKELDLRGVNVSILRHEAEFYGITPLVQRLLLCEELERSSCGSVLFHGYLPPPAIPARSAAGRIAAGQEEHSVPSGPEGSFPHSCPQSSLPGPRGADGPQRLGSPVDPRKVLIVAGHHNWIVVAYAHFVICYRIKESSGWQQVFSSPYLDRTIERVALNAKVVGGPHGDKDKMVAASSESTIILWSIQDGGSGSEIGVFSLGVPVDSLFFIGSQLVATSHTGKVGVWNAVTQHWQVQDVVPITSCDTAGSFLLLGCNNGSIYYIDVQKFPLRMKDNDLLVTELYHDPSNDAITALSVYLTPKTSVSGNWIEIAYGTSSGAVRVIVQHPETVGSGPQLFQTFTVHRSPVIKIMLSEKHLVSVCADNNHVRTWTVTRFRGMISTQPGSTPLASFKIISLEETESHSSYSSGNDIGPFGERDDQQVFIQKVIPITNKLFVRLSSTGKRICEVQAVDCTTITCFTVRECEGSSRMGSRPRRYLFTGHANGSIQMWDLSTAMDTVNKIEDKSKQEPEVGGPTEEELLKLLDQCDLSTSRCATPNISPAPSVLQHSRLQESSSSLQLQGQEPIPETATYGALRPYRESPLLARARRTESFHSYRDFHSLNLSKALLENTGQGGSTEDEMHPSAGESSAEDGDKRNSTPEFWGSRMSETQSAAARKPPDSPGDQRWRAHLMEEGPLECRPEGGKRRGAFETNFLGRKKAPPVPQLSSPLAGADGGSSDSSSTASPSPTKVSTSPRHRKGPDTACE